The Saccharomyces mikatae IFO 1815 strain IFO1815 genome assembly, chromosome: 13 genome has a segment encoding these proteins:
- the PIF1 gene encoding DNA helicase PIF1 (similar to Saccharomyces cerevisiae PIF1 (YML061C); ancestral locus Anc_4.322), protein MPRWIRSTLNHILPRRPFICSFNSFFLLKNLSYPKLSFSMSSRGYRSNNFIQAQLKHPSILSKEDLDLLSDSDDWEEPDCMQVEVEEVNEKSTLDINEDDRVGKRPMRDKNVMNFINKDDISSWNDIFKPSTTHRLQLSSENSFDQSSQKKTNMTGFKNPMKPALKAECSFEELQNSFVSQERSLEIINENEKKKMQFGEKIAVLTQRPSFTELQNDQDDRNSNFPSNVKVKIPICLSKEQESIIKLAENGHNIFYTGSAGTGKSILLREMIKVLKGLYGRENVAVTASTGLAACNIGGITIHSFAGIGLGKGDADKLYKKVRRSRKHLRRWENIGALVVDEISMLDAELLDKLDFIARKIRKNHQPFGGIQLIFCGDFFQLPPVSKDPNRPTKFAFESKAWREGVKMTIMLQKVFRQRGDVKFIDMLNRMRLGNIDDETEREFKKLSRPLPDDEIIPAELYSTRMEVERANNSRLSKLPGQVHVFNAIDGGALEDEELKERLLQNFLAPKELHLKVGAQVMMVKNLDATLVNGSLGKVIEFMDPETYFCYEALTNDPSMPPEKLETWAENPSKIKAAMEREQSDGEESAVASRKSSVKEGFAKSDIDDAVSPLDSSVFDFMKKVRTDDEVVLENIKRKEHLMQIIHQNSAGKRRLPLVRFKASDMSTRMVLVEPEDWAIEDENEKPLVSRVQLPLMLAWSLSIHKSQGQTLPKVKVDLRRVFEKGQAYVALSRAVSREGLQVLNFDRSRIKAHQKVVDFYLTLSSAESAYKQLEADEQMKKRKLDYAPGPKYKAKPKSKSNSPVPTSVTTQNNSGIAAMLQRHSRKRFQPRKDSNVNGAHSLVSDEPHRQDTEDHILE, encoded by the coding sequence ATGCCAAGGTGGATAAGATCAACATTGAATCATATTTTACCAAGGAGGCCGTTCATCTGTAGTTTTAAcagcttttttttacttaaAAACCTATCATACCCCAAACTATCGTTTTCTATGAGCAGCCGAGGTTACAGGTCCAACAACTTTATTCAAGCACAACTGAAGCATCCTTCCatactttcaaaagaagaccTAGATTTACTTTCTGATTCAGATGACTGGGAAGAACCTGATTGCATGCAGGTAGAAGTTGAAGAGGTAAATGAGAAAAGTACTCTTGATATAAATGAAGACGATCGAGTGGGAAAAAGGCCTATGAGGGATAAAAATGTCATgaattttatcaataagGACGATATTTCGTCCTGGAACGATATTTTCAAACCCAGTACAACTCATAGACTACAACTTTCTTCTGAGAATTCATTTGATCAGAGtagccaaaaaaaaacaaatatgaCAGGCTTCAAGAACCCAATGAAGCCAGCATTAAAAGCGGAGTGCTCATTTGAGGAACTTCAAAATAGCTTTGTATCTCAAGAGAGAAGTCTGGAAATTATAaatgagaatgaaaaaaagaaaatgcaaTTCGGGGAAAAGATTGCTGTTTTAACTCAAAGGCCGAGCTTTACTGAACTGCAGAATGATCAAGATGACCGTAACTCAAATTTTCCTAGTAATGTTAAGGTTAAAATACCGATTTGTTTAAgcaaagaacaagaaagtATCATTAAATTGGCAGAAAATGGGcacaatattttttatacaGGGAGTGCTGGTACTGGTAAGTCCATACTTTTACGTGAAATGATCAAAGTATTGAAAGGTTTATATGGAAGGGAAAATGTGGCAGTCACTGCTTCTACAGGATTAGCCGCTTGTAACATCGGGGGAATAACTATACATTCATTTGCTGGGATAGGATTGGGAAAAGGTGATGCAGATAAACTCTACAAGAAGGTTCGTAGATCTCGAAAGCATTTAAGACGTTGGGAAAATATCGGTGCTTTGGTTGTCGATGAAATATCAATGTTAGACGCGGAATTGTTGGACAAGCTTGATTTTATTGCCAGAAAAATACGGAAAAATCATCAACCCTTTGGTGGGATTCAACTTATCTTTTGtggagatttttttcaactacCACCTGTATCGAAAGATCCTAATAGACCAACTAAGTTTGCTTTCGAGTCAAAGGCTTGGAGGGAAGGTGTAAAAATGACCATCATGCTACAAAAGGTTTTTAGACAACGCGGGGATGTAAAGTTTATCGACATGTTGAACCGCATGAGACTGGGtaatattgatgatgaaacagAAAGAGAGTTTAAAAAGCTTTCAAGGCCATTACCGGACGATGAAATCATTCCGGCGGAACTCTACAGTACTAGAATGGAAGTTGAAAGAGCGAATAATTCTAGGCTAAGCAAATTGCCAGGTCAGGTACATGTGTTTAATGCCATCGATGGTGGTGCTTTAGAAGACGAAGAGCTAAAGGAAAGACTGTTGCAGAATTTTTTGGCCCCAAAGGAATTACATTTGAAAGTTGGTGCCCAAGTTATGATGGTAAAGAATTTAGATGCAACTTTAGTTAACGGTTCTCTTGGTAAAGTTATCGAATTTATGGATCCAGAAACATATTTTTGCTATGAGGCGCTAACCAATGACCCATCAATGCCCCCAGAAAAGCTTGAGACTTGGGCTGAAAATCCATCGAAAATTAAAGCTGCAATGGAAAGGGAACAAAGCGATGGGGAAGAAAGTGCAGTTGCTAGTCGTAAATCCTCAGTAAAGGAAGGATTTGCTAAAAGTGATATAGATGATGCTGTTTCTCCACTAGACTCTTCAGTGTTTGACTTCATGAAAAAAGTTAGGACAGATGACGAAGTTGTATTAGAGAATATCAAACGCAAGGAACACTTAATGCAGATTATACACCAAAATTCTGCGGGAAAACGGAGACTCCCTCTTGTGAGATTCAAAGCCTCTGACATGAGCACCAGGATGGTGCTTGTCGAACCAGAAGATTGGGCAatagaagatgaaaacgaaaagCCATTAGTATCAAGGGTTCAACTGCCACTAATGCTTGCTTGGTCATTATCCATCCATAAATCTCAGGGTCAGACTCTTCCAAAAGTTAAGGTGGACTTACGAAgagtatttgaaaaaggtCAAGCGTACGTCGCACTTTCTCGAGCTGTTTCAAGAGAGGGCCTGCAGGTCTTAAATTTTGACAGAAGTAGAATAAAAGCCCATCAAAAAGTAGttgatttttatttaacCTTATCTTCAGCGGAAAGTGCCTATAAGCAACTTGAGGCAGATGAacaaatgaagaaaaggaagctAGACTATGCACCAGGACCTAAATATAAGGCTAAACCCAAATCAAAGTCGAATTCTCCAGTACCTACATCGGTAACAACCCAGAATAATAGTGGTATTGCAGCCATGTTGCAAAGACATAGCAGGAAGAGGTTTCagccaagaaaagattCCAATGTTAACGGAGCTCATTCACTAGTTTCCGATGAACCTCATCGTCAAGACACGGAGGACCACATCTTAGAATAA
- the OGG1 gene encoding 8-oxoguanine glycosylase OGG1 (similar to Saccharomyces cerevisiae OGG1 (YML060W); ancestral locus Anc_4.321): MSYKFGKFAINKSELCLANVLQAGQSFRWIWDEKLNQYSTTMKIGMKKKYSVVILRQNEEDGLLEFAAVGDYDDQDVLRTHLTHYFRLDVSLKHLFDNVWIPSDNTFKKLSPQGIRILAQEPWETLVSFICSSNNNISRITRMCNSLCSNFGNLITTINGVTYYSFPTSEELASRATEANLRELGFGYRAKYIIETAKKLAKDKAECNIACDTEYLQNLCKDAQYEDVRECLMSYNGVGPKVADCVCLMGLHMDGIVPVDVHVSRIAKRDYQISASKNHIKDLRARYNDLPNTRKKINPELDHIRSMLLKKWGSYAGWAQGVLFSKEIGGTSGSTTTGEIKKRKWDVIKETEKLVTKQVKMEVNLSEVHIKEAKID, encoded by the coding sequence ATGTCTTATAAATTTGGCAAGTTTGCCATCAATAAAAGTGAGCTCTGTCTAGCAAACGTTCTACAGGCTGGCCAATCCTTCCGATGGATTTGGGATGAAAAGTTAAATCAGTACAGCACTACTATGAAAATAGgcatgaaaaaaaagtattcaGTAGTGATTTTGAGGCAAAATGAAGAGGATGGGCTCCTAGAATTTGCTGCTGTCGGTGACTATGACGATCAGGACGTCTTAAGAACCCATTTAACGCATTATTTTAGATTGGACGTGTCACTGAAACATTTATTCGATAATGTCTGGATTCCGAGCGACaatactttcaaaaaacttTCCCCACAAGGCATTCGTATCTTGGCTCAGGAGCCATGGGAGACGttggtttcttttatttgttcCAGCAATAATAACATTTCGAGAATCACGAGAATGTGTAATAGCCTTTGTTCTAATTTCGGTAACCTGATTACAACAATAAATGGTGTCACCTACTACTCCTTTCCTACGAGTGAGGAGTTGGCTTCTCGTGCAACTGAAGCTAACTTACGTGAATTGGGATTTGGCTATAGGGCGAAGTATATCATCGAAACCGCAAAAAAATTGGCAAAGGATAAAGCTGAATGTAATATTGCTTGTGACACCGAgtatcttcaaaatttatGCAAGGATGCTCAATATGAAGATGTTAGAGAATGCCTCATGTCCTACAATGGTGTAGGTCCCAAAGTTGCTGATTGTGTTTGTCTAATGGGACTACACATGGATGGTATTGTTCCCGTAGATGTCCATGTGAGTAGAATTGCGAAGAGGGACTACCAAATATCTGCAAGCAAGAATCATATTAAAGATTTAAGAGCAAGATACAATGATTTACCtaatacaagaaaaaaaatcaatccTGAGCTTGACCATATTAGATCAatgcttttgaagaagtgGGGATCGTATGCTGGTTGGGCCCAAggtgttttattttcaaaagagattGGAGGCACCAGTGGTAGCACTACAACTGGCgaaataaagaagagaaaatggGATGTGATtaaagaaacagaaaaactTGTTACCAAACAAGTGAAGATGGAAGTAAATTTGTCTGAAGTTCACATTAAGGAAGCAAAAATTGATTAG
- the NTE1 gene encoding lysophospholipase (similar to Saccharomyces cerevisiae NTE1 (YML059C); ancestral locus Anc_4.318) — translation MNCTTNNSNATGQSSNNSLGTSINSSNSTSYRFQTCLADQIISEAQTWSLSSLFNFSWVVSYFVMGTSRMVFKYGWYLATLSLLRIPKWIFFKLHHIHFTLSFWLILFGLAVIVFVTYTIMKERILSQYKRLTPEFLPLENLGKSGTSANASMTASSTQSADPSCATGSPTTCPTSNMNSKKHSLKDGNDNETFLSSYLDQFLSAIKIFGYLEKPVFHDLTKNMKTQKMDEGEILLLDSTIGFAIVVEGTLQLYHEIDHSEKDHGDETDHSDTDGFDDEDEDEDEDEGDDDNDDDFDNKSCSSNPIDEEDESVGYIRLKNGLGKFQLLNTVKSGNPLTSLVSILNLFTHSMSSDSSNNFPSELSSPMDATVSSNSLFYSSDQNFPTTDSMTNSSNGSPSFPSSIPKLVARAATDCTIGIIPPQSFAKLTAKYPRSASHIIQMVLTKLYHVTFQTAHDYLGLTKEIMDIEVLLNKSIVYELPYYLKEAVIRKFKTADKTNGPSDLKLKSKNNKGSTELKKSPPKAKPTDDIIQSLKIANANANASSNSLLLKPEFIHHPSSRHVVLGSRDQFNPGDLLSNVPLSRTMDIMSPNPIHNNNRTKLNGINTSAANQHKRSSRSSSNNASTHSKKFSSLSPELRNAQLSTSPLALDNTTSHDNEQSSPVHLKGRVSPRPNLLPTTSFSAAQEETEDSALRMALVEAMLTYLGVNKSNMSVSSSSTTNMSSLNSPQLNGIYSRRPSDVSFLMSPNYTPSDVSIASSFASPQTQPTMLRILPKEYTISSNKRHNSRNLNKKKPRAYKEELTPNLDFEDVKKDFAQGIQLKFFRKGTTIVEQNARGKGLFYIISGKINVTTNSSSSVVSAMSKPEQVPPQASRKGGNSHHSQHLLYSVGSGGIVGYLSSLIGYKSFVNLVAKTDVYVGFLSSDTLERLFDKYFLIYLRISDSLTKLLSSRLLKLDHALEWVHLRASETLFSQGDLANGIYVVLNGRLRQLQQQSLSNSNASSEEVDTQNIILGELAQGESFGEVEVLTAINRYSTIVAVRDSELARIPRTLFELLALEHPSIMIRVSRLVAKKIVGGRTVPALTDDPLSIKESDFSSLIPPTKASYSSSLSHKPQNITSGTITFRTITILPITSGLPVEAFAMKLVQAFKQVGRTTIGLNQRTTLTHLGRHAFDRLSKLKQSGYFAELEEMYQTVVYISDTPVKSNWTRTCIAQGDCILLLADARSSSADIGEYEKLLLNSKTTARTELILLHPERYVEPGLTHKWLRTRPWVHSHHHIQFSLTGTTLMNEGKMHVLNNGALALMDKLIQTEFSRKTQQNISKLLPDSIKNTVENFSSRFMKSKRQYYTPVHRHKNDFLRLARILSGQAIGLVLGGGGARGISHLGVIQAIEEQGIPVDVIGGTSIGSFVGGLYAKDYDLVPIYGRVKKFAGRISSIWRMLTDLTWPVTSYTTGHEFNRGIWKTFGDTRIEDFWIQYYCNSTNITDSVQEIHSFGYAWRYIRASMSLAGLLPPLEENGSMLLDGGYVDNLPVTEMRARGCQTIFAVDVGSADDRTPMEYGDSLNGFWIIFNRWNPFSSHPNIPNMAEIQVRLGYVASVNALEKAKNTPGVVYVRPPIEEYATLDFSKFEEIYHVGVDYGRVFLQGLIDEEKMPYIPGSQETALNSQVPEFLLHRRNSI, via the coding sequence ATGAATTGCACCaccaacaacagcaacgCTACCGGTCAAAGCTCTAACAACAGTCTTGGCACCAGCATTAATTCCAGTAACTCTACCTCTTATAGATTCCAGACATGTCTTGCCGACCAGATCATTTCTGAGGCGCAGACGTGGTCGCTTTCGTCCCTGTTCAACTTCTCGTGGGTCGTGTCCTACTTCGTCATGGGCACGTCCCGTATGGTCTTCAAGTATGGTTGGTACCTGGCAACTTTATCGCTTTTAAGGATTCCGAAGTGgatcttcttcaagttaCACCATATCCATTTCACGCTTTCCTTTTGGCTGATCCTGTTTGGCCTGGCCGTCATTGTGTTTGTGACGTACACCATCATGAAGGAGAGAATCCTTTCTCAGTACAAGAGATTGACCCCGGAGTTCTTGCCGCTGGAAAATCTAGGTAAATCGGGCACCAGCGCCAACGCCAGCATGACAGCATCTTCCACTCAGTCGGCCGACCCGTCGTGTGCCACAGGCTCTCCCACTACATGTCCAACCTCGAATATGAACTCGAAAAAGcattctttgaaagatgGCAACGATAACGAGACCTTTCTTTCATCTTACCTTGATCAGTTTTTAAGTGctatcaaaatttttggcTATTTGGAAAAACCAGTCTTCCATGACTTGACGAAGAACATGAAGACGCAAAAAATGGATGAGGGCGAGATCTTACTGTTGGACAGTACCATTGGATTTGCCATTGTTGTCGAAGGCACGCTGCAGTTGTACCATGAAATAGACCATTCAGAAAAGGACCACGGCGACGAAACTGACCATAGTGACACGGATGGTTttgacgatgaagatgaagatgaagatgaagatgaaggtgACGacgataatgatgatgatttcGACAACAAGTCTTGTTCTTCCAACCCAatcgatgaagaagacgaatCCGTCGGTTACATCCGCCTGAAAAATGGACTGGGGAAATTTCAACTGCTGAATACAGTCAAATCAGGAAATCCATTGACATCCCTCGTAAGCATTTTGAATCTGTTTACTCATTCCATGTCCTCGGATAGTAGCAATAACTTTCCCTCCGAGTTGTCCTCGCCCATGGACGCTACCGTCTCGAGCAACAGTTTGTTTTACTCATCGGATCAAAACTTTCCAACGACGGATTCCATGACAAACTCTAGCAACGGCTCTCCATCATTCCCTTCTTCGATTCCTAAACTTGTCGCTCGTGCGGCCACCGACTGTACGATTGGTATAATCCCCCCACAATCGTTTGCCAAATTAACCGCCAAATATCCACGGTCTGCTTCTCATATAATCCAGATGGTACTCACCAAACTGTACCACGTTACCTTTCAAACTGCCCATGATTATTTAGGTTTAACGAAGGAAATCATGGATATTGAGGTTCTATTGAACAAATCCATAGTTTATGAGTTACCttattatttgaaagaggCTGTTATCCGTAAGTTCAAAACTGCAGATAAGACAAATGGGCCATCCGACTTAAAATTGAAAtccaaaaataataaaggcTCTACcgaattgaagaaatcaccCCCCAAAGCCAAACCAACTGATGATATCATTCAATCGCTTAAAATTGCCAACGCCAATGCCAATGCAAGCTCAAATTCCCTTTTACTAAAACCAGAATTCATCCACCATCCAAGTTCAAGACATGTTGTACTGGGTTCAAGAGACCAATTCAATCCTGGTGATTTATTGTCAAACGTCCCATTGTCTAGAACTATGGATATCATGTCACCTAATCCAATTCACAATAATAACCGCACCAAACTAAATGGTATTAACACTTCTGCCGCAAATCAACACAAGCGCTCCTCTAGAAGCAGCAGTAACAATGCTTCCACCCACTCCAAGAAATTTTCCTCCTTATCACCTGAACTGCGCAACGCCCAACTTAGTACATCGCCCCTGGCCTTGGATAATACTACTTCTCATGACAATGAGCAGTCAAGTCCTGTCCATTTGAAGGGACGAGTCTCTCCAAGACCTAATCTGCTACCAACGACATCCTTCTCTGCTGCTCAAGAAGAAACCGAGGACTCTGCTTTAAGAATGGCTTTGGTTGAGGCAATGCTAACATATTTGGGTGTTAACAAAAGCAACATGTcagtttcatcttcttcgacAACAAATATGTCCTCTTTGAATTCTCCTCAACTTAACGGAATATATAGCCGCCGCCCAAGCGATGTAAGTTTCTTGATGAGCCCCAACTATACACCATCTGATGTTTCTATAGCCTCATCTTTTGCCTCTCCTCAAACTCAACCGACTATGTTACGAATCTTACCCAAGGAATACACCATTTCCTCCAATAAAAGGCACAACAGCAGAaacttgaacaaaaaaaagcctAGAGCTTACAAAGAGGAGTTGACACCAAATTTGGATTTCGAAGATGTTAAGAAGGACTTTGCGCAAGGTATccaattgaaattttttagaaaaggTACCACTATAGTTGAACAAAATGCTCGCGGTAAGGGCCTCTTCTATATAATTTCCGGGAAAATTAACGTAACTACAAACTCATCCTCATCCGTTGTGTCAGCAATGTCTAAACCGGAACAGGTTCCACCTCAGGCTTCACGCAAAGGTGGAAATTCCCATCATTCTCAACATTTGTTATATTCTGTCGGGTCAGGTGGTATTGTAGGCTATTTATCATCTTTAATTGGCTACAAATCGTTTGTTAATCTCGTTGCCAAGACAGATGTTTACGTTGGTTTTTTATCCAGTGATACCCTAGAAAGGTTATTTGATAAATACTTCCTAATCTACCTACGGATTTCCGATTCATTGACCAAATTGTTATCCTCTAGGCTATTAAAGCTAGATCATGCCTTAGAGTGGGTCCATTTAAGAGCTTCTGAAACGCTCTTTTCCCAGGGTGACTTGGCGAATGGTATTTATGTTGTTCTTAATGGTAGATTGAGACAGCTACAACAGCAGTCGTTATCAAACTCTAATGCATCTTCTGAAGAAGTTGACACTCAGAATATCATTTTGGGAGAATTGGCCCAAGGAGAAAGTTTTGGGGAAGTCGAAGTGCTTACTGCCATAAATAGATATTCCACTATAGTCGCCGTTAGGGATTCTGAATTAGCAAGAATTCCAAGAACATTATTTGAACTGCTAGCCCTTGAACATCCATCTATCATGATAAGGGTTTCAAGATTGGTggctaaaaaaattgtggGAGGTAGAACTGTTCCAGCATTAACAGATGATCCATTATCTATAAAGGAAAGCGACTTCAGTTCATTAATTCCTCCAACGAAAGCTTCATATTCTAGCTCTTTAAGTCATAAACCCCAAAATATTACTTCGGGAACAATTACATTCAGAACCATCACAATCTTACCAATAACCAGCGGACTTCCTGTTGAAGCATTTGCTATGAAATTAGTCCAAGCTTTTAAGCAAGTTGGAAGAACCACCATTGGATTAAATCAAAGAACAACCCTAACACATTTGGGTCGCCATGCATTTGACAGGTTGTCAAAATTAAAACAAAGTGGATACTTTGCTGAATTAGAAGAAATGTACCAAACAGTTGTCTATATATCAGATACACCAGTTAAATCGAACTGGACAAGGACCTGTATTGCACAAGGTGATTGTATCCTATTACTAGCAGATGCGAGATCCTCATCTGCCGATATTggagaatatgaaaaactgCTACTAAATTCAAAGACAACTGCAAGAACTGAATTAATTCTTCTACATCCTGAGAGGTATGTGGAACCAGGATTAACCCATAAATGGTTACGCACTAGGCCATGGGTTCattctcatcatcatattcAATTTAGTTTGACGGGAACAACGTTGATGAACGAGGGCAAAATGCACGTTTTGAACAATGGTGCATTGGCATTAATGGATAAGTTAATTCAAACAGAATTCAGCAGGAAAACTCAACAAAACATATCAAAATTACTTCCAGATTCTATCAAGAACACGGTGGAGAATTTCTCTTCGAGATTCatgaaaagtaaaagacAATACTATACTCCAGTTCATAGGCACAAGaatgattttttgagattggCAAGAATTCTCTCTGGACAAGCTATTGGACTTGTTCTTGGAGGTGGTGGTGCTAGAGGTATTAGTCACTTGGGTGTCATCCAGGCTATTGAAGAGCAAGGTATTCCCGTTGACGTTATTGGAGGAACATCTATTGGTTCTTTCGTTGGAGGATTGTACGCAAAGGATTATGATTTAGTACCAATTTATGGTCGTGTGAAGAAGTTTGCTGGTCGAATTTCCTCTATCTGGAGAATGTTAACAGATCTAACCTGGCCTGTTACGTCATATACGACTGGTCACGAATTCAACAGAGGTATTTGGAAAACTTTTGGGGATACTAGAATTGAAGATTTCTGGATCCAGTACTACTGTAATTCCACTAATATAACCGATTCAGTTCAAGAAATACATTCCTTTGGTTACGCGTGGAGATATATCAGAGCTTCGATGTCCCTTGCTGGTCTTTTACCTCCTTTAGAAGAGAATGGTTCTATGTTACTTGATGGTGGATACGTTGATAATTTACCTGTTACCGAAATGAGAGCGCGTGGTTGCCAAACTATATTTGCGGTAGATGTAGGATCGGCAGACGATAGGACACCTATGGAATATGGTGACTCTTTGAATGGGTTTTGGATCATTTTCAACAGGTGGAATCCATTCTCTTCTCATCCTAATATACCTAATATGGCTGAAATTCAAGTAAGATTGGGTTATGTTGCGTCAGTAAATGCTTTAGAAAAGGCCAAAAATACACCAGGTGTTGTTTACGTTAGACCACctattgaagaatatgcCACTCTAGACTTTAGTAAGTTTGAAGAGATATATCATGTAGGTGTAGACTATGGTCGTGTGTTTTTGCAAGGATTAATTGATGAGGAAAAGATGCCATACATACCAGGCTCCCAAGAAACCGCTTTGAATTCTCAAGTTCCCGAGTTTTTATTACatagaagaaatagtaTATGA
- the HUG1 gene encoding Hug1p (similar to Saccharomyces cerevisiae HUG1 (YML058W-A)): protein MTMDQGLNPKQFFLDDVVLQDTLCSMSNRVNRSVKTGYLFPKDHVPSANIIAVERRGGLSDLGKKSSK from the coding sequence atgactaTGGACCAAGGCCTTAACCCAAAGCAATTCTTCCTTGACGATGTCGTCCTTCAAGACACCCTGTGCTCAATGAGCAATCGCGTCAACAGAAGCGTCAAGACCGGATATCTATTCCCCAAGGATCACGTTCCCTCTGCCAACATCATTGCCGTCGAACGCCGCGGTGGTCTTTCAGACCTTGGCAAGAAGTCCTCGAAATAA
- the SML1 gene encoding ribonucleotide reductase inhibiting protein SML1 (similar to Saccharomyces cerevisiae DIF1 (YLR437C) and SML1 (YML058W); ancestral locus Anc_4.316): MQNSQDYFYAQRRTQQQEQAPSTLRTVTMAEFRRVPLPPMAEPPMLSSQNSMSSSASASASSLEMWEKDLEERLNSIDHDMNNNKFGSGELKSMFDQGKVEDMDF; this comes from the coding sequence ATGCAAAACTCTCAAGACTACTTTTACGCCCAACGTCGCACAcaacaacaagaacaagCGCCTTCCACATTACGTACCGTCACCATGGCGGAGTTCAGAAGAGTACCTTTGCCACCCATGGCTGAACCCCCTATGTTGTCTAGTCAGAACTCTATGAGCAGCTCCGCTTCCGCCTCCGCTTCTTCATTGGAGATGTGGGAGAAAGATTTGGAAGAAAGACTCAACTCCATCGATCATGACATGAACAATAACAAGTTTGGCTCCGGCGAACTGAAGTCTATGTTCGACCAAGGTAAGGTTGAAGATATGGACttttaa